Proteins encoded in a region of the Planctomycetota bacterium genome:
- the rph gene encoding ribonuclease PH produces the protein MTRPDGRAPDQLRPVHLTRGFTSGPPGSVLIEMGRTKVLCTATIEHAVPPWLEGRGQGWVTAEYGMLPASTSERKPRERGGKVDGRTSEIQRLIGRALRAVTDLEMLGERTIWLDCDVLEADGGTRTAAITGAYVALMDAVRSLEKDGVRFAAPPVRDSVAAVSVGVCRGEMLLDLCYEEDSQADIDMNVVLTGRGLIVEIQGTAEKTPFDTSRLMALYKLAERGIAQLREIQKQALAR, from the coding sequence ATGACCCGTCCGGACGGCCGCGCCCCGGATCAGCTCCGACCGGTTCATCTCACCCGCGGGTTCACGTCCGGCCCGCCCGGCTCGGTGCTCATCGAGATGGGGCGTACGAAGGTTCTCTGCACGGCGACGATCGAGCACGCCGTCCCTCCGTGGCTGGAGGGGCGCGGGCAGGGCTGGGTGACGGCCGAGTACGGGATGCTGCCCGCCTCGACCTCCGAGCGCAAGCCCCGCGAGCGGGGCGGCAAGGTGGACGGGCGCACGAGCGAGATCCAGCGCCTCATCGGGCGGGCGCTCCGCGCCGTCACCGACCTCGAGATGCTCGGGGAACGCACGATCTGGCTGGATTGCGACGTCCTGGAGGCCGACGGCGGCACGCGCACCGCCGCCATCACCGGCGCCTACGTCGCCCTCATGGACGCGGTGCGGTCCCTCGAGAAGGACGGGGTCCGGTTCGCCGCCCCCCCGGTCCGGGACTCCGTGGCCGCCGTGAGCGTGGGCGTCTGCCGCGGGGAGATGCTGCTGGATCTCTGCTACGAGGAGGACTCGCAGGCCGACATCGACATGAACGTGGTGCTCACGGGGCGCGGACTCATCGTCGAAATCCAGGGCACCGCGGAGAAAACGCCTTTCGACACGTCGCGCCTCATGGCCCTCTACAAGCTCGCGGAGCGGGGGATCGCCCAGCTCCGGGAGATTCAGAAACAGGCCCTCGCCCGGTGA
- the rbfA gene encoding 30S ribosome-binding factor RbfA — protein sequence MNGEPGGAMTHYRKDRLQSEIVKETSQILLYELKDPRKGFVTVTRAKVSDDYRTAKIFVSVMGTAKQKKLTMSGLRHAQGFVQAELSRRIKMRVFPEIRFELDESIDQAFRIAAIFDKLEEERARRGGPAPAAEEEE from the coding sequence GTGAACGGGGAACCCGGCGGCGCCATGACCCACTACCGCAAGGATCGGCTCCAGAGCGAGATCGTCAAGGAAACCAGCCAGATCCTCCTCTACGAACTCAAGGACCCCCGCAAGGGCTTCGTCACGGTGACCCGCGCCAAGGTGTCCGACGATTACCGCACGGCCAAGATCTTCGTGTCGGTCATGGGTACGGCCAAGCAGAAGAAGCTCACCATGAGCGGCCTGCGCCACGCCCAGGGGTTCGTTCAGGCCGAGCTCTCCCGCCGGATCAAGATGCGTGTATTTCCGGAAATCCGCTTCGAGCTCGACGAGTCGATCGATCAGGCGTTCCGGATCGCGGCGATCTTCGACAAGCTCGAGGAGGAACGCGCGCGCCGCGGCGGACCCGCCCCGGCCGCCGAGGAGGAAGAATGA